ATGCTCGCTGTTCTTGGCAATTTCAAGCGCTTCGCGATACGAAAGCTTAGCATGTAGCACGGCATCGTCATGGATATTAGGATCTTTGTCATAGATGCCGTCGACGTCTTTGAAAAATTCTACGCCATCCGCATCTAACGCTGCACCAAGAGCTACAGCGGTGGTGTCGCTGCCTCCACGGCCAAGAGTCGTGATCTCCTTGCGAAGACTCACCCCTTGAAAACCAGCAATGATGACGATCTTCTGCTTCTCAAGGTGGGGAATAAGCCTGTAAGGATTGACGTCGACAATACGAGCGTTATTATGGGCTTTTGTAGTGATAATGCCCGCCTGACTCCCAGTAAAACTTACAGCATTATGTCCCTTGGCAGATAGTGCCATGGAAAGAAGAGAACTGCTGATCCTCTCGCCAACAGTGATGAGCATGTCTTTCTCGCGGCGAGGAGGGTTGGGATGCACACGCTCGGCAAGAGAAATAAGATTGTCGGTCATAGAACCCATGGCACTGACGACGACGCCAACACGGTCGTACCCACGAGAACGCTCTATGATGATGTCGGCAATAGTAAGGAAATTGTCGGGAGATGCTAGGGAAGCACCACCGAATTTCAAAATAATGGTTTTCATCTATATCCTTTTTTTTCGTCTTGTGATATACAGTTAATCAAAACAAGTACTAAAGAGCAAAGAAATATGTTTATTATAGAAAAAACCTTTTACTGCGAAGCAGGACACTCACTAGAAAACCACGACGGTAAATGCAGAAATCCACACGGGCATTCCTATACAATAAAAATCTCCCTCAACAGCGAAAATCTCATCGCCGAAGGACCTAAAAAAAATATGGTCACAGACTTCGGCGATATCAACGCCATCGTAAAACCCATGATAGAAAAATACTTCGACCATAAATGGCTTAAC
Above is a window of Waddliaceae bacterium DNA encoding:
- a CDS encoding aspartate kinase, which gives rise to MKTIILKFGGASLASPDNFLTIADIIIERSRGYDRVGVVVSAMGSMTDNLISLAERVHPNPPRREKDMLITVGERISSSLLSMALSAKGHNAVSFTGSQAGIITTKAHNNARIVDVNPYRLIPHLEKQKIVIIAGFQGVSLRKEITTLGRGGSDTTAVALGAALDADGVEFFKDVDGIYDKDPNIHDDAVLHAKLSYREALEIAKNSEHEVLHSRCITLAEKNCLPLRVFSFRTALSSGVEGTLIEDSGGCRGEAPQYEVLAYSG
- the queD gene encoding 6-carboxytetrahydropterin synthase QueD codes for the protein MFIIEKTFYCEAGHSLENHDGKCRNPHGHSYTIKISLNSENLIAEGPKKNMVTDFGDINAIVKPMIEKYFDHKWLNDTLDTDAPTAEYMAQWIYNHLKPHIVTLNAVTVAETATAQATYFNDQ